CCCCCAAACTACTTCATGACAGACATGTTGACTAACAGAGATACAAACATTTAACCATTTATCTATACAAGATTGGTGGTACATATGGAGACATGGTAAGGTTTTGACACCTCCCCCAAACTACTTCATGACAGACATGTTGACTAACAGAGATACAAACATTTAACCAGTAATCTATAGTATACAAGATTGGTGATACATATGGAGACATGGTTAGGTTTTGACACCTCCCCTAAACTGCTCTATGACAGACATGTTGACTAACAGAGACACAAACATTTAACCAGTTATCGATATAAGATTGGTGGTACATATAGAAACATGGTAAGGTTTTGAAACCTCCCTCAAACTATTACTACATGACAGACATGTTGACTAACAGAGATACAAACCTTTAACCAGTTTTCTATACAAGACTGGTGATAAATATGGAGACATGCTATGATAGTCAAGTTTTGACACCTCCCCCAAACTATTACTCCATGTCAGACATGTTGActaacaaatatacaaacatttaactAGTTATTGATATAAGATTGGTGGTACATATGGAGACATGGTAAGGTTTTGACACCTCCCCCAAACTACTCCATGACAGACATGTTGACTAATAGAGATACAAACCTTTAACCAGTTATCTATACAAGATTGGTGGTACATATGGAGACATGGTAAGGTTTTGACGGCCTCGCCTTCACTGAATGTGGAGAGACATATACGACACTCGTGATCTGTTTTCTGAGACATAGCTCCGTGTGTGTCTTTCTTAAAAGCATGTGAGGGCAGATCATCAATGACTTCCTGTGTCACTCCATTGCCCTTCACATCACCGATCTGCTCTGCTAGCTCCCAAAGTGCCTGCACAAATCAGGGTACATTGATAATGTATGAAACTTTATGGTACAAGTTGGTGCTGTGAAAGatgaaatgttattttcaatatCACATTAACAGAAAACTAGAGACTTTTGTCAAACCTGCATGCACCAAAGTTTActttcaaattcaaaacaaTTCAAAACTTGGAAAAAAgacaattatattttttttttcaattttactgCAAAGCATGCTATTTTGATCAACGAACAAGTCTAtgcataacatatatataatgaactTATCAAGATTAATGAGTGaattggaaattaaaaaaaattgaaggaCTGAAAGTACTGAGGGCACAACCACCTTGTTGTGGGAAAATCATTGAAAGTACTGAGGGTACAACCACCTTGTGGGAAAATCATTGAAAGTACTGAGGGTACAACCACCTTGTGGGAAAATCATTGAAAGTATTGAGGGTACAACCACCTTGTTGTGGGAAAATCATTGAAAGTACTGAGGGTACAACCACCTTGTGGGAAAATCATTGAAAGTACTGAGGGTACAACCACCTTGTTGTGGGAAAATCATTAAAAGTACTGAGGGTACAACCACCTTGTTGTGGGAAAATCATTGAAAGTACTGAGGGTACAACCACCTTGTTGTGGGAAAATCATTGAAAGTACTGAGGGTACAACCACCTTGTTGTGGGAAAATCATTGAAAGTACTGAGGGTACAACCACCTTGTTGTGGGAAAATCATTGAAAGTACTGAGGGCACAACCACCTTGTTGTGGGAAAATCATTGAAAGTACTGAGGGTACAACCACCTTGTGGGAAAATCATTGAAAGTACTGAGGGCACAACCACCTTGTTGTGGGAAAATCATTGAAAGTACTGAGGGTACAACCACCTTGTTGTGGGAAAATCATTGAAAGTACTGAGGGCACAACCACCTTGTTGTGGGAAAATCATTGAAAGTACTGAGGGCACAACCACCTTGTTGTGGGAAAATCATTGAAAGTACTGAGGGTACAACCACCTTGTTGTGGGAAAATCATTGAAAGTATTGAGGGTACAACCACCTTGTGGGAAAATCATTGAAAGTACTGAGGGTACAACCACCTTGTTGTGGGAAAATCATTGAAAGTACTGAGGGTACAACCACCTTGTTGTGGGAAAATCATTGAAAGTACTGAGGGTACAACCACCTTGTTGTGGGAAAATCATTGAAAGTACTGAGGGCACAACCACCTTGTTGTGGGAAAATCATTGAAAGTATTGAGGGCACAACCACCTTGTGGGAAAATCATTGAAAGTACTGAGGGTACAACCACCTTGTTGTGGGAAAATCATTGAAAGTACTGAGGGTACAACCACCTTGTTGTGGGAAAATCATTGAAAGTACTGAGGGTACAACCACTTTGTTGTGTGAGGATATAAAGACAAACAATATGTGCACTTTTAAAGTTCATTTCTTATAGATGTGTAGCAATTAAATCTAGGTATTTTTTTCTTGCACCATACTAGTTTtagtaaatacgaaatacaaatacatgtacctcatAGTCATTTAAATCTACATCCTCGGGTGGTAACATGTTTCTGGGAAATATATTGTTTCTCATCATAAATCCAAACtgcaaaatacaaataattatacaatgaATCATGACTTACTAGTAAATAACACTCAAATTATAGTTTTACTGTATGCAAATACATTTCAATGATGAACCACATTtagataaatttatatttttttgacattttgtacaatattttgtctttgacaaatagggacttgtgcaagtctaccacagaacttaccgaaatgtacgtcatcactcttcaactacatatggttaatacttttaggatttctttcgtgaacaaacttataacgaattaaaacagatattagttttaaaggaatttatttcatatgaatatgatcacttttgaaaaggaattaaacaaaatatagtccaagctcgacaaatgtattcctacgccggacttgatatagttcattgaaaaatgactcgagttaactgtggtaggttcattgagtctgaattgagtggaaatataaatattaaaagatAACACCAGTTGTTCTGTCTCTTTCCTCATTAATCCTAAATAAATACAGGCTAGAACTCCTTTTATATGTGGACACAACACCTGTTTAAAGttttttacaataataatgtacatgtagctagtaaaataatattaattgcTCAATATAATTTTAACTGGGAAATATTAATGCATACCTTACAACcatgtattaaaatattaaattttattattataaaatacaaacttACCCTGGACCCGTTGTAAATCATGTCTGGGCAGATGATGGAGATGATGTGGtcctgaaaaaaaattgttgtctTCAAATCTATTTTTTACTGTTAAATACTAAACATATCCAACATATTGGCCAAGCTGGTCTATTAATTTTCTTCTTAGTGATTTCTTAATCCAGTAATTAGCCCAGTGGCCCTAACATATGAGcaatgattattttttgtttgccGAGTTAATcccccatgaacagccagggtcatatcaaGGCAggttctccttgtagtagttaatGACTTccacactgaacaacatatgggaggcctGTTGAatgtcatccagagcaattagggtaaagtgtcttgcccaaggacacaactaaataaataatatataatgtagtacACACTGGCCCGTTTCTTAGCTACCCGAGAAACACAAATTGACATGTGTAGAGTGTCGACccatgttggtttgtgtttctcaggaagccaAGAAACTGGCCGGTCTGTACTGTCAAGACACAGTAGGGATTAAGAGGAGGCTCACAGGAAAACATACAACTGAACTGCAGTAGGAATGGGAAGACTATTTTCTAGGAATGGGCTTAAtgctggataaatatggtactggATGGAGACTCCAATGGGATGATCATGGCAAGAAATCATCAATCATTAACTTTGCCAACCATGACCCAAAAGCTTTAAAAGATTCTTTTTGTGACAATTGTCAATAAATATATCTGTGACTGGATACTTGGTTTTGTCAACTTGTTTTGCAACAAACATAATAATTGAATCGGAatttcattgtacatgtaccatcTTATAgttaataatttataaaatttcatttctattgTCACCCTTGTTATATTGCCAAAATTGGCATGGATGAAATGTGGCAGTTTAACGAGGGTAGACCATAGGCGTTGAAAACGAAAATAACTATGTTTATGTTAATATATCCTTAAACTGATAAATCTAGGCCAAAATTAGCAGTGTTACACATATGCTCATACAGTAatgtcagaatgtccaagtctgaAAGTGTCAACGTCAGAGGAAACCCTGGCTATTAGTAATGACGATTTCATTCATCAATACCTACCGTGAATGCTTACAGGAACATCTGATTCAGGTGGACTAAAGGTGGGGTCAAACAGGCGCTATACCCCGTAAAAacacaaaattcaaatattaatgtcaaaacatgTGACCACCATTCAAACAAAAGTAATAATAAGCAATTATTGGACTTGCCATGCCTTATAACCATCTCACTACCAAACTATTGAGTAAAATATTAACTCTAAAGTGTGCTGACACAAGAAAATgccatacatacatgtatatataataatgaatatttatttatattcttCATCATGTAAACAAGACATTCATACTTACACCTGAGCCGGAGTTAGGAGGGAAAAGGAAGTGCCTTGGGGGCCTGTTACGTTGTGGCGGTTCCCTCCGAGGGAGTGTAGGGGGACGTGTGGCCCTACTACGTGATTGTTGGTGTTCTTCTTCCTCAAATAATTTCTGTGCCAAGGCAGCATCCTCATGTTCCTGAGTCAGTTTTAGCTGTTCATCCAGCTGAAATGCAATCCTCTCATCGTCCTGTATACTGATCAAATCCTCAGGGTATTCACTGAGAGCAGAGGCTTGCTCATAACCGATTTCATCTGTATCACCATCGGGACTTAAATCATCCATAACAGGGCGATCATAGTCTGTGATGTCAGATGACTGCGAGACAGGATCTGGTGAAAGTTGATCAAGGTGCAGACTTCCAGAATCCAGCTCATCCACCTCCGAAACTTCACTTTGTTGCAGCTGCCATGCTAAATGTGCATCTGGGTCAGAATCATCCCCTTGTTGAAACTCTTCTAGTTGAAGTTTTCTTGCGATTTCTGCATCTGTAGCCATTATTACTAGTACATAGGTATTTCATTTGTCTAGATcaacaaatgtatacaaaaatcaTACCTCATACTATTTAGTATTAATATTTCCAATGGTGTCAagatgatatataatatatgctGGAAAATCTGATCCTGAAAAGAAAGCGACAACCATTTTAAAATGTAAGAATTAAATTGTTGCATAGAAATCTGTTTTACATAAAAGGAGCTCTTTCTAATTTTCAGATACTTGTACTACAGTTATGACTTTACAATTtctaaatctttaaaaaatgaCTTTCTTCAACCAGATAAAAAGCATTTTTACCTTATCATGACAGAAACTCAAATTAACATGACAAATTCATGCACCAAATTTGAAATTTACacataaaaattacaaaatgtcTGTCTactataacatacacatatatatatatagatgtatatatctaaggtatatagtgtatacaaagaaATCATTGCAGTTTATCATCCATGGATATAATTGGCACTGGACATTCATAAACCAACTTTTTaggcaaatatatatatattaatcaatgCAGTAGGCATGGTAGAGACAGTAACAAAGAAACAAATGTCAtttctgatttaaatatatatatat
The window above is part of the Pecten maximus chromosome 2, xPecMax1.1, whole genome shotgun sequence genome. Proteins encoded here:
- the LOC117321833 gene encoding uncharacterized protein LOC117321833 encodes the protein MATDAEIARKLQLEEFQQGDDSDPDAHLAWQLQQSEVSEVDELDSGSLHLDQLSPDPVSQSSDITDYDRPVMDDLSPDGDTDEIGYEQASALSEYPEDLISIQDDERIAFQLDEQLKLTQEHEDAALAQKLFEEEEHQQSRSRATRPPTLPRREPPQRNRPPRHFLFPPNSGSGRLFDPTFSPPESDVPVSIHGPHHLHHLPRHDLQRVQVWIYDEKQYISQKHVTTRGCRFK